A window of the Alnus glutinosa chromosome 4, dhAlnGlut1.1, whole genome shotgun sequence genome harbors these coding sequences:
- the LOC133865616 gene encoding F-box protein At2g17036-like translates to MAISSSESDWAWLPKELLDSILDKVASPFDRIRFSAVCKSWGTAVKERQARRRLKTQVIQTPMLLQIPNKDNTKRMRNLYSITNRKISDVNQLSMPYNRRCCGSSFGWLSFVTNSTCITLFNPFRKAKIRLPHILRGYRIYGNKYEHAVAKVTLSSDPASSPEDCLVVAMFGEYNELAFMKLGDQSWTYVEVLALDHRSGIVSVDVNINKKKKLALVDLEYAYETYLVETYSGDLSMLRRFFDSCLLGGQGMTGCFEVYKLVLDDESGGVVERACIGKSTFTIPVASSNFGGDPCPGIDKTLLVDAESA, encoded by the exons ATGGCAATATCATCGTCGGAATCGGATTGGGCATGGCTTCCAAAGGAACTCCTTGATTCAATTCTGGACAAGGTGGCATCACCCTTTGACAGGATCCGGTTCAGTGCCGTATGCAAGTCATGGGGGACGGCGGTGAAAGAGCGACAGGCGAGACGACGCCTGAAAACCCAAGTCATTCAAACTCCAATGTTGCTGCAGATTCCCAACAAAGACAATACCAAAAGAATGCGGAATTTATACAGCATCACCAATCGAAAAATCTCTGACGTTAACCAGCTTTCCATGCCTTACAATAGAAGATGCTGCGGTTCTTCCTTTGGTTGGTTGAGCTTTGTAACCAACTCTACGTGCATTACCCTCTTCAACCCCTTCAGAAAAGCGAAAATCCGTCTCCCACATATTCTTAGAGGCTATAGAATTTACGGTAACAAGTACGAGCATGCAGTCGCAAAAGTTACGTTGTCCTCGGACCCTGCTTCCTCTCCCGAGGATTGCCTTGTTGTGGCAATGTTTGGTGAATATAACGAACTGGCTTTCATGAAATTAGGTGATCAATCTTGGACTTATGTGGAA GTTCTCGCCCTTGATCATCGAAGTGGGATTGTGTCCGTTGATGttaatatcaataaaaaaaagaaacttgcGTTGGTAGATTTGGAGTATGCTTATGAGACATATCTGGTGGAAACATATAGCGGAGATTTGTCGATGCTACGGAGGTTCTTCGATTCTTGCCTACTTGGGGGTCAGGGTATGACTGGTTGTTTTGAGGTGTACAAGCTTGTGCTAGATGATGAGAGTGGAGGGGTGGTGGAGCGG GCCTGTATTGGGAAGAGTACATTTACCATTCCCGTAGCAAGCAGCAATTTTGGAGGTGATCCATGTCCAGGCATCGATAAAACTCTATTGGTTGATGCAGAATCTGCATGA